The following coding sequences lie in one Nitrospirota bacterium genomic window:
- a CDS encoding response regulator: MTDKINILVVDDEPIIIMSAERVLKAEGYNVEGALSGKEAMLKMGQNNYDLVLTDLNMLEVDGITLIKWIKQFRPEIGIVVITGYLFQETIKEALKLGIHDHMMKPLTPVVLKDVIHKAIEGIRPNASEHKPEKEFPASMFAELDNVIRQYSRGPGCTVPVIPVLLRAQEIFGCLPAVIQKRVALGLNIYPAEIHSIVSSHSGFRTGPGGGKAGSNSGTGERVWRGVICKTGKGINEYL; the protein is encoded by the coding sequence ATGACGGACAAAATCAACATTCTGGTCGTAGACGATGAACCAATAATTATTATGAGCGCCGAGCGGGTGCTTAAGGCCGAAGGCTATAACGTTGAGGGCGCGCTCAGCGGGAAAGAGGCGATGCTGAAAATGGGGCAGAACAATTATGACCTTGTCTTAACAGACCTCAACATGCTCGAGGTTGACGGCATCACTCTCATAAAGTGGATAAAACAGTTCCGGCCTGAGATCGGCATCGTGGTCATTACAGGCTACCTGTTCCAGGAGACAATTAAAGAGGCCCTCAAGCTCGGCATACATGACCACATGATGAAGCCGCTTACTCCCGTGGTGTTAAAAGACGTGATACACAAAGCGATAGAAGGCATACGGCCAAACGCGTCAGAACATAAACCGGAAAAAGAATTCCCGGCGTCAATGTTTGCGGAGCTGGACAATGTGATCCGGCAATACAGCAGGGGGCCGGGCTGTACTGTGCCGGTGATACCGGTGCTGCTTCGCGCCCAGGAGATTTTCGGCTGCCTCCCGGCAGTGATACAAAAGCGCGTCGCTCTGGGTCTGAACATATACCCGGCTGAGATACACAGCATCGTTTCATCGCACTCCGGTTTCAGGACGGGACCCGGAGGCGGCAAGGCCGGCTCAAATTCAGGCACAGGAGAAAGAGTATGGAGAGGTGTCATTTGCAAAACAGGAAAGGGTATCAATGAGTATCTCTAA
- a CDS encoding (2Fe-2S) ferredoxin domain-containing protein, translating into MNKLSVEDLINIKEKYASEFTLRNGGYRARVIVHMGPCGIAAGAMKVMRAMMDEVSKSRVTDVLIKKSSCGGLCASEPLATVELLDHPPVKYCKLNDKKAREIFREHVLGGRPVEKYALVVGCETTC; encoded by the coding sequence ATGAATAAGCTTAGCGTGGAAGACCTTATAAACATCAAGGAGAAATACGCATCGGAATTCACATTGAGAAATGGCGGATACAGGGCCAGGGTCATTGTCCATATGGGGCCCTGCGGAATTGCCGCGGGCGCGATGAAGGTAATGAGGGCCATGATGGATGAGGTATCAAAGTCCCGGGTGACCGATGTGCTGATAAAGAAATCGAGCTGCGGCGGATTGTGCGCGAGTGAACCTCTGGCGACAGTCGAGCTGCTGGACCACCCGCCCGTGAAATACTGCAAGCTCAATGATAAGAAGGCGAGGGAGATCTTCAGGGAGCACGTCCTTGGCGGCAGGCCGGTGGAGAAATACGCGCTCGTAGTGGGCTGTGAAACAACTTGCTGA
- a CDS encoding NADH-quinone oxidoreductase subunit NuoF, whose protein sequence is MGTIRTNLMLCTGTGCVSSGSRKVTLALHEELKKRGLDKEIEIVLTGCNGYCAEGPVMAVYPDEVFYQKLTVEEIPALVEEHFLKGRPYQKLMFTGPEKKSAIPLLKDIPFFKYQVSLVLRNKGLIDPEKIADYIARDGYQALAKVLTEMRPEETIKVVADSGLRGRGGAGFPTGKKWELGLKIKSDLKFVVCNGDEGDPGAFMDRSVMEADPHAVIEGMIICGAATDSHKGYIYVRAEYPLAVKRLQIAIDQCYDAGLLGENILNTGFNFDLDIYQGAGAFVCGEATALMRSIEGKRGMPRPKLWRSAVKGLWDKPTVLNNVETFANIPQIILNGPDWYRSFGTEKSTGTKVFALTGAINNVGLVEVPMDTTLRKIIYDIGGGIKKKGRKFKAVQLGGPSGGCIPEEYLDTRVSYEDIKDSGAIVGSGGMVVMDDSNCMVNIAKFFLEFTADESCGKCVPCRVGTKVMHDMLTDISEGRGREGDLEILEDLSHDIIEASLCGLGQSAPTPVLSTLRYFRREYEMHINHKWCATGVCRDLCTFYIDEKLCKGCGACQRACPSKAITGEKKEPHKISQEHCVHCRTCWDSCKFNSIKILPAAARKASEADLRFMVSMAEKTMAEVKE, encoded by the coding sequence ATGGGAACGATTCGCACGAATTTAATGTTATGTACAGGCACGGGCTGTGTATCCAGCGGAAGCCGCAAGGTAACGCTCGCCCTGCACGAAGAGCTGAAAAAGAGAGGTCTTGATAAAGAAATAGAGATCGTCCTGACAGGCTGTAACGGCTATTGCGCTGAGGGGCCTGTCATGGCTGTTTATCCTGATGAGGTCTTTTATCAGAAACTGACCGTGGAAGAAATTCCCGCTCTCGTTGAAGAACATTTCCTCAAAGGCAGGCCTTATCAGAAGCTGATGTTTACCGGGCCGGAAAAAAAGTCCGCCATCCCTTTATTGAAAGATATACCTTTCTTCAAGTACCAGGTCTCGCTGGTGCTGAGGAACAAGGGGCTTATTGATCCAGAGAAGATCGCTGACTATATAGCAAGGGACGGTTATCAGGCGCTTGCAAAGGTCCTTACGGAGATGAGGCCGGAAGAAACAATAAAGGTGGTGGCGGATTCAGGATTAAGGGGAAGAGGCGGCGCAGGCTTCCCCACAGGAAAAAAGTGGGAGCTCGGTCTAAAGATCAAATCCGATCTGAAATTTGTTGTGTGCAATGGCGATGAGGGCGATCCCGGGGCCTTCATGGACAGGTCGGTCATGGAGGCCGACCCTCACGCTGTCATCGAGGGAATGATAATCTGCGGTGCGGCAACTGATTCGCATAAAGGCTACATCTACGTGAGGGCTGAATATCCGTTAGCGGTCAAGCGCCTCCAGATCGCAATTGACCAGTGTTATGACGCGGGGCTGCTTGGAGAAAATATCCTCAATACCGGTTTTAACTTTGACCTCGATATTTACCAGGGCGCCGGCGCTTTTGTGTGCGGAGAGGCAACGGCCCTGATGCGCTCTATTGAGGGAAAACGAGGGATGCCGAGGCCGAAGCTCTGGCGTTCGGCGGTCAAGGGATTATGGGACAAGCCCACAGTGCTGAATAATGTCGAGACCTTTGCGAATATCCCGCAGATCATCTTAAACGGCCCTGACTGGTACAGGAGCTTCGGGACCGAAAAGAGCACGGGGACAAAGGTCTTCGCGCTTACAGGGGCCATAAACAATGTCGGGCTGGTTGAGGTCCCGATGGATACAACCCTCAGGAAAATAATCTACGACATCGGCGGCGGGATAAAAAAGAAGGGGAGAAAATTCAAGGCCGTGCAGCTTGGCGGCCCCTCAGGCGGCTGCATCCCGGAGGAATACCTGGACACCCGCGTCTCCTATGAGGACATCAAGGACAGCGGCGCGATAGTAGGCTCAGGCGGGATGGTTGTAATGGATGACAGCAACTGCATGGTGAACATCGCGAAGTTCTTTCTCGAATTTACAGCGGATGAGTCCTGCGGGAAGTGCGTGCCATGCAGGGTCGGAACAAAAGTAATGCATGACATGCTCACCGATATCTCTGAAGGACGCGGCAGAGAAGGAGACCTGGAAATCCTTGAAGACCTTTCACACGATATCATCGAGGCGTCGCTCTGCGGTCTCGGACAGTCGGCCCCTACCCCCGTGCTTTCAACACTGAGGTATTTCAGGCGCGAGTATGAAATGCACATTAATCACAAGTGGTGCGCGACCGGGGTATGCCGCGACCTCTGCACATTCTACATTGATGAAAAACTCTGTAAAGGATGCGGCGCGTGCCAAAGGGCGTGTCCCTCAAAGGCGATCACAGGCGAAAAGAAAGAGCCCCATAAGATCAGCCAGGAGCACTGCGTGCATTGCAGGACCTGCTGGGATTCGTGCAAGTTCAATTCCATAAAGATCCTCCCCGCCGCAGCGAGAAAGGCAAGTGAGGCAGATTTGCGGTTTATGGTCAGCATGGCTGAAAAGACCATGGCAGAGGTTAAAGAATAA
- a CDS encoding molybdopterin-dependent oxidoreductase — translation MSNGIKIPNLCYDRRVAPHGGCRLCIVEIEGQKKLEASCATLATEGLVVWTDTPKVKKVRQTVLELMLVHHPLDCPVCDKAGECDLQELVFQYGKPAGRFVRDRKHALPDTKGPFVELTANRCVLCGKCVRLCAEHQGRGALGFIGRGFPTVVQPAYGEALECDYCGQCIDVCPTGALLNKTSKFKARQWALEEKDTICPFCGCGCTLTLGIWEGKILRARGLQDKGINEGDLCGRGRFGFDYIYSEHRLNSPMIRKDGELVPASWDEALNYIRGKLKNIITAHGPSSIGATGSPRCTNEDNYVLQKFMRNTIGSDNIDSSAAFGYGLAEKAWKMSFGQSSHRINQKSPLSKEVVLILESDISVTHPVSGLNILQAKRQGAQLIVADGRETKLTRHSTQWLKMKSGTGVALLNGIMKVIIDRGLIDTAVAEKVPEFNSLKAMLENYTTGKVSEITGVSEDEIISAAETIAKAKSRMISLSVSASENTKGLDTALAAANLINLLGEGPDALQIPAEYSNTFGLYQMGVRPDSALHGQGIFEMFYSENSGIKAMYLMGENPAVNFPDSGSVIEKLKSLDLLIVQDIFLTETAKLAHVVLPASSWAEKDGTYMNAEGVMQKVHKLVGPSGDSLPDWMVLRNLALVMGKDLGITNLQSVQEEIKSLLLKRPAQDEIHRTFNPVEYVSCEGPAADYPFKLVVRDVLQHSGSMSTKSKSLGLVASGARLEINFKDAERFGISDNAHVKVTSPRGSAYLKAAVSDEVPDGFVYVPAHFPHSGVSALTHLAGNGGISMDAVRVETA, via the coding sequence ATGAGCAACGGGATAAAAATACCCAATCTCTGCTATGACAGGAGGGTCGCGCCTCACGGCGGCTGCAGGTTATGCATCGTGGAGATCGAGGGACAGAAAAAACTGGAGGCGTCCTGCGCGACATTAGCGACCGAAGGGCTTGTCGTGTGGACAGATACCCCGAAGGTGAAAAAGGTGCGTCAGACCGTTCTTGAGCTTATGTTGGTGCACCATCCGCTTGACTGTCCGGTATGCGACAAGGCAGGCGAGTGCGATCTGCAGGAGCTGGTCTTTCAATACGGCAAACCCGCGGGACGTTTTGTAAGGGACAGGAAACACGCGCTGCCTGATACAAAGGGGCCTTTTGTAGAATTGACCGCCAACAGGTGCGTGCTCTGCGGCAAGTGCGTGAGGCTCTGCGCGGAACATCAGGGGCGCGGGGCTTTGGGTTTTATCGGCAGAGGTTTTCCAACCGTTGTTCAGCCCGCATACGGCGAGGCGCTTGAATGTGATTACTGCGGGCAATGCATTGATGTATGCCCGACAGGCGCGCTTCTGAACAAGACCTCCAAATTCAAGGCGCGGCAGTGGGCACTCGAAGAGAAGGACACGATATGTCCCTTCTGCGGATGCGGCTGCACCCTCACGCTCGGAATCTGGGAAGGAAAGATCCTGAGGGCAAGAGGGCTGCAGGACAAGGGTATAAACGAAGGCGATCTCTGCGGCAGGGGGAGGTTCGGCTTTGATTATATCTACAGCGAACACCGTCTCAACTCCCCGATGATAAGGAAAGATGGAGAGCTTGTGCCTGCCTCATGGGATGAGGCGCTTAATTATATACGCGGCAAGTTGAAAAATATAATCACCGCGCACGGCCCTTCCTCCATCGGGGCGACAGGCTCGCCGCGCTGCACGAATGAAGACAATTACGTCTTACAGAAATTTATGAGGAACACCATCGGCTCGGACAATATCGATTCCTCCGCGGCCTTCGGCTACGGCCTCGCTGAGAAGGCATGGAAAATGTCATTCGGTCAAAGCAGCCACAGGATAAACCAGAAATCCCCGCTTAGCAAAGAAGTGGTACTCATTCTTGAGTCGGATATTTCCGTGACCCATCCGGTATCCGGCCTCAACATCCTTCAGGCAAAAAGACAGGGTGCGCAGCTCATCGTTGCCGACGGCAGGGAGACAAAATTAACAAGGCACAGCACACAGTGGCTGAAGATGAAAAGCGGGACCGGCGTTGCCCTGTTAAACGGTATTATGAAAGTGATAATCGACAGGGGGCTTATTGACACTGCCGTTGCGGAAAAAGTCCCTGAGTTCAATTCTCTCAAGGCGATGCTTGAAAATTACACAACAGGGAAGGTTTCCGAGATCACAGGTGTCAGCGAAGATGAAATTATCAGCGCTGCTGAGACTATCGCGAAGGCAAAGAGCAGGATGATCTCCCTTTCCGTCAGCGCATCCGAAAATACAAAAGGACTGGACACGGCCCTGGCCGCAGCAAATTTGATCAATCTTTTAGGCGAAGGCCCTGATGCTCTACAAATTCCCGCTGAATACTCAAACACCTTCGGCCTTTATCAGATGGGCGTCAGGCCTGACAGCGCGCTTCATGGTCAGGGGATCTTCGAAATGTTTTACAGTGAGAACAGCGGCATAAAAGCCATGTATCTCATGGGAGAAAACCCGGCGGTCAATTTTCCTGACAGCGGGAGTGTCATCGAAAAACTGAAGTCACTTGACCTCCTGATCGTGCAGGACATTTTTCTTACGGAAACCGCAAAGCTCGCGCACGTGGTCCTGCCTGCCTCAAGCTGGGCAGAAAAAGACGGCACATACATGAATGCCGAAGGAGTCATGCAGAAGGTCCACAAACTCGTGGGGCCTTCAGGCGATTCGCTCCCTGACTGGATGGTCCTCAGAAATCTCGCGCTTGTAATGGGAAAAGACCTGGGGATAACAAATCTTCAATCCGTGCAGGAAGAGATAAAGTCGCTCTTATTGAAAAGACCGGCGCAGGATGAAATCCACAGGACCTTTAACCCGGTTGAATATGTCTCCTGCGAAGGGCCTGCTGCGGACTATCCGTTCAAACTCGTAGTCAGGGATGTGCTTCAGCATTCAGGCAGTATGTCAACGAAATCGAAATCACTTGGCCTTGTCGCTTCCGGGGCGCGGCTTGAAATAAACTTTAAGGACGCGGAACGGTTTGGCATTTCAGACAACGCTCATGTCAAAGTAACTTCGCCAAGAGGCTCGGCGTATCTTAAGGCCGCTGTCTCGGATGAGGT